A single region of the Ziziphus jujuba cultivar Dongzao chromosome 10, ASM3175591v1 genome encodes:
- the LOC132799184 gene encoding germin-like protein subfamily 1 member 17 yields MNKMKGVPIFLSLVVLGLASSIASASDPSPLQDFCVAVKDSEIESALFVNGKFCKNPKDVTANDFFFQGLDKPRDTSNPLGSNVTQLNVDKIAGLNTLGISLARIDYAPHGLNPPHIHPRGTEILVVIEGTLEVGFVTSNQDENRLFSKVLNKGDVFVFPVGLIHFQFNRGYTNAVAFAGLSSQNAGVITIANAVFDSDPRINPDVLTKAFQVDKNVIENLQKQFWVDNNN; encoded by the exons ATGAATAAGATGAAAGGAGTTCCTATCTTTTTGTCTCTTGTTGTTTTGGGTTTGGCATCCTCTATTGCCTCTGCCTCTGACCCCAGTCCTCTGCAGGACTTCTGTGTAGCAGTCAAAGACTCTGAAATTGAATCTGCTT TGTTTGTGAATGGAAAGTTCTGCAAGAACCCAAAGGATGTCACTGCCAATGATTTCTTCTTTCAGGGGCTCGATAAGCCTAGGGACACGTCGAACCCACTTGGTTCAAATGTAACTCAACTCAACGTCGATAAAATAGCAGGACTCAACACTTTGGGCATATCTCTGGCTCGTATTGACTATGCACCACATGGTCTAAACCCTCCCCACATTCACCCTCGCGGCACCGAAATCCTCGTAGTCATAGAGGGTACACTGGAGGTTGGTTTTGTCACCTCCAACCAGGACGAGAACCGCCTCTTTTCTAAAGTCCTGAACAAGGGAGATGTGTTTGTATTCCCAGTTGGTCTCATTCATTTCCAATTCAACAGGGGATATACCAATGCAGTTGCCTTTGCCGGTCTCAGCAGCCAAAATGCAGGAGTCATCACCATTGCCAACGCTGTGTTTGATTCAGATCCTCGTATTAATCCTGATGTGCTCACCAAGGCCTTCCAAGTTGACAAGAATGTCATTGAAAATCTCCAGAAGCAGTTCTGGGTTGACAACAATAATTAG
- the LOC132799754 gene encoding germin-like protein subfamily 1 member 13: MQGVHFLLSLLVLGLASSFASAYDPSPLQDFCVAVKDSEIKSALFVNGKFCKDPKDVTANDFFFSGLDKPGNTSNRVGSNVTQLNVDKIPGLNTLGISLARIDYAPHGLNPPHTHPRGTEILVVVEGTLEVGFVTSNQQDGSNKLFTKILNKGDVFVFPIGLIHFQFNRGYTNAVAFAGLSSQNAGVITIANAVFDSDPRINPDVLTKAFQVDKNIIDYLQKQFWVDNNN, encoded by the exons ATGCAAGgtgttcattttcttttatctcTTCTGGTTTTGGGTTTGGCATCCTCTTTTGCCTCTGCTTATGACCCAAGCCCTCTGCAGGACTTCTGTGTTGCAGTCAAAGACTCTGAAATTAAATCTGCTT TGTTCGTGAATGGAAAGTTCTGCAAGGATCCGAAGGATGTTACTGCCAATGATTTCTTCTTTTCGGGGCTTGACAAGCCAGGAAACACATCAAACCGAGTCGGCTCAAATGTAACTCAACTCAATGTTGATAAAATACCAGGACTTAACACTTTGGGCATATCCCTGGCTCGCATTGACTACGCACCACATGGCCTAAACCCTCCCCATACTCACCCTCGGGGCACCGAAATCCTAGTAGTCGTAGAGGGTACTCTGGAGGTTGGTTTTGTCACTTCCAACCAACAAGATGGAAGCAACAAACTCTTCACTAAAATCCTCAACAAGGGAGATGTGTTTGTTTTCCCAATTGGTCTCATTCATTTCCAGTTCAACAGGGGATATACCAATGCAGTCGCCTTCGCTGGTCTCAGCAGCCAAAATGCAGGAGTAATCACCATTGCTAACGCTGTGTTTGATTCAGATCCTCGTATTAATCCTGATGTGCTCACCAAGGCCTTCCAAGTTGACAAGAATATCATTGACTACCTCCAGAAGCAGTTCTGGGTTGACAACAATAATTAG